The region TGGTGTTGCAGGTGAGCAGAAGGGTCTGGCCCACCATCACAGGGAAGGGCAAGGGGTGCACGTCTTCAGGGCCCGTCGAGCAGTTCTCAAACATGTGGTTATATTTGAGGAACTTGATCAGGGACCGGGGCACGTTGTCAGACACCTTGCAGGTATGTTCCTCAAAAAAATCCTTCACAGAGCTGAAACCTCGCTGCTTCCAGCGCTGGAGCATCAGGTAGAGCGGGCAGCTGCATCTGATGGGGTTGTTGTGCAGGTACAAACCATTCCTGATGTTTTCGGGCAGAGCTGCCAGCTgctccacagggatgctgctcagGCTGTTGGAGGAGAGGTCCAACGTGCGGAGGCTGTAGTTCCCCAGCCCTTGCACCGAGTGGAAGGGGAAGGTGGTGAGGTTGTTCCAGCTCAGGTAGACTTTCCGCAGGCCGCTCAGCTTAGCAAAGGCATTTTCATCCACTCGAGTGATGTGGTTGTTgtagagcagcagctcctccaagCTCACCAGCATGTCAAAGTAGTGTGTCTCCACAGCATGCAGGCGGTTGGAGGACATGTCGAGGTGCCGCAGGTAGGAGGCATTGTGGAAAGCCTGCAGAGACAGGTCCTTAATCTGGTTGTGACTGATGTGGAGGGCCTCGAGGTGTGGGACGGCGGCCAGCCAGCGGTCGTGGAGCTGGGTGAGGGCATTGTGGCTGAGGTCCAGGGTGGTGGCGGTGGGTGGCAGCGCATGGGGCACATGCTGCAGCATCTGccggctgcagctcagcaggtcAGAGGTGCAGATGCAGGTACTGGGGCAGCTGCGGGGCAGTGGGGAGGCATGGGGAGCATGGCCATGGGCAcacagctggagcagcagcagaagcttcaCCACCCGTGGCCAGAGCTGGTCTGCGGGTGCTCGTGGGGACATTGTGCTAGGCAGGAGACTCTGTACAGCCCGGCAGCACAGCCAGGCTtgataagacaagaggaaatgtgCCCCAGTCCTCCCCGGTCTACCCCTGTGTTGCCCTGGCTGGGGGCTCTACCAAGCATCCATAGATGCCGCTTTGCACCCTGTAGAGGAGGATCCCGCTTCCAGCTGTGGGGCTTGGTAAGAGTTAAAGGGTGGCATCTCCCTGCGCAGCGAAGCTGCCTCGTACCTGTGCTCCAGCTGACCGCGGGCTGTCCAGCACTGAGGTGCAGGGGGAGCCGGTGTCCAGCATCAGGGAGCTGAGATGCTCTGCTGCTTCAGCACTGTTTCGGGATGAGCGAGCGCCTCGCTGCTTCCTGGAGCCCCGTGTCTCTGGAATGCCAAGTTTCTCGGGGCTCAGTGCCGCCACGGCACATCCCCACGCTCCTGCCGCCGCTGAGCCCCGTCCAGCAGCCAGCTCCCTCCCGGCCAGTATCTCCCGGGAGCTGGGCTCGCCGCGGGAGCGCGGTCCCGCTCCTGCCCCTATTTACGCGCTGGCGTGTGGGCTGGGCA is a window of Lathamus discolor isolate bLatDis1 chromosome 7, bLatDis1.hap1, whole genome shotgun sequence DNA encoding:
- the AMIGO3 gene encoding amphoterin-induced protein 3 isoform X1 is translated as MSPRAPADQLWPRVVKLLLLLQLCAHGHAPHASPLPRSCPSTCICTSDLLSCSRQMLQHVPHALPPTATTLDLSHNALTQLHDRWLAAVPHLEALHISHNQIKDLSLQAFHNASYLRHLDMSSNRLHAVETHYFDMLVSLEELLLYNNHITRVDENAFAKLSGLRKVYLSWNNLTTFPFHSVQGLGNYSLRTLDLSSNSLSSIPVEQLAALPENIRNGLYLHNNPIRCSCPLYLMLQRWKQRGFSSVKDFFEEHTCKVSDNVPRSLIKFLKYNHMFENCSTGPEDVHPLPFPVMVGQTLLLTCNTSLPAAATTYMWISPHHEPIKHPGNSNRSLEVYHNGSLKIAAAKPWHSGVYVGLAINTPHNFSRLCEVNVTVHYPKPDGETFSTGLTTLLGCIVSLVLVLIYLYLTPCRCLNCCKKPAPLSPPQECSAQSSILSTTPPATDGPNRKVSANKHVVFLEPIRETQNGKIRLALGEDFPDPKHPKVLQLKSDSESISSVFSDTPIVS
- the AMIGO3 gene encoding amphoterin-induced protein 3 isoform X2, which codes for MLQHVPHALPPTATTLDLSHNALTQLHDRWLAAVPHLEALHISHNQIKDLSLQAFHNASYLRHLDMSSNRLHAVETHYFDMLVSLEELLLYNNHITRVDENAFAKLSGLRKVYLSWNNLTTFPFHSVQGLGNYSLRTLDLSSNSLSSIPVEQLAALPENIRNGLYLHNNPIRCSCPLYLMLQRWKQRGFSSVKDFFEEHTCKVSDNVPRSLIKFLKYNHMFENCSTGPEDVHPLPFPVMVGQTLLLTCNTSLPAAATTYMWISPHHEPIKHPGNSNRSLEVYHNGSLKIAAAKPWHSGVYVGLAINTPHNFSRLCEVNVTVHYPKPDGETFSTGLTTLLGCIVSLVLVLIYLYLTPCRCLNCCKKPAPLSPPQECSAQSSILSTTPPATDGPNRKVSANKHVVFLEPIRETQNGKIRLALGEDFPDPKHPKVLQLKSDSESISSVFSDTPIVS
- the AMIGO3 gene encoding amphoterin-induced protein 3 isoform X3, which translates into the protein MLDTGSPCTSVLDSPRSAGAQAFHNASYLRHLDMSSNRLHAVETHYFDMLVSLEELLLYNNHITRVDENAFAKLSGLRKVYLSWNNLTTFPFHSVQGLGNYSLRTLDLSSNSLSSIPVEQLAALPENIRNGLYLHNNPIRCSCPLYLMLQRWKQRGFSSVKDFFEEHTCKVSDNVPRSLIKFLKYNHMFENCSTGPEDVHPLPFPVMVGQTLLLTCNTSLPAAATTYMWISPHHEPIKHPGNSNRSLEVYHNGSLKIAAAKPWHSGVYVGLAINTPHNFSRLCEVNVTVHYPKPDGETFSTGLTTLLGCIVSLVLVLIYLYLTPCRCLNCCKKPAPLSPPQECSAQSSILSTTPPATDGPNRKVSANKHVVFLEPIRETQNGKIRLALGEDFPDPKHPKVLQLKSDSESISSVFSDTPIVS